From a single Arthrobacter sp. SLBN-112 genomic region:
- the uraH gene encoding hydroxyisourate hydrolase, whose protein sequence is MSISHVTTHILDTGAGRPAAGVAVVLLKNYSGNWRELAASSTDTDGRAKDLGPEQLEPGHYKLNFATGKYYAGLGTATFFPEVDLVFEVTGPEHYHVPLLLSPFAYSTYRGS, encoded by the coding sequence ATGAGCATTTCCCACGTGACCACCCACATCCTTGACACCGGTGCCGGGCGCCCGGCGGCGGGGGTCGCCGTCGTCCTTTTGAAGAACTACTCCGGCAACTGGCGCGAGCTGGCAGCGTCCAGCACGGATACCGACGGCCGGGCCAAGGACCTGGGGCCGGAGCAGCTGGAACCCGGGCACTACAAGCTGAACTTCGCCACAGGCAAGTACTACGCCGGGCTGGGGACGGCAACGTTCTTCCCGGAGGTGGACCTGGTCTTCGAAGTCACCGGCCCAGAGCACTACCATGTGCCCCTGCTTTTGAGCCCGTTCGCCTACTCCACCTACCGCGGCAGCTAG
- a CDS encoding IclR family transcriptional regulator yields the protein MASNRDPESDTDADGGQSGGVQSVERALTVLEILAREGHAGVSEIAEEMGIHKSTVSRLMGSLVSREMVHQNSERGKYQLGFGILRLASSIPARLSLVHEARPVLESLAEEFKETVNLAVLRSNYAVNVDQAMGPSTLATYDWVGSLTPLHATSSGKVLLAALSADERDRILRETGLAARTARTITSRKELDAQLLEVAAKGYAVVREEFEIGLNAVAVPVYNHQGTVIGALSISGPAFRFEPEQIPGLLESLKEAGLKVSANMGYTHR from the coding sequence ATGGCTTCGAATAGAGATCCTGAATCCGATACCGATGCCGACGGCGGCCAGTCCGGCGGGGTGCAGTCCGTGGAGCGCGCCCTGACGGTTCTGGAAATCCTGGCCCGGGAGGGGCATGCCGGGGTGAGCGAGATCGCCGAGGAGATGGGGATCCACAAATCCACCGTTTCGCGGCTGATGGGGTCCCTGGTAAGCCGGGAGATGGTTCACCAGAACAGCGAGCGAGGAAAGTACCAGCTCGGATTTGGCATCCTGCGCCTGGCCAGCTCCATTCCCGCGCGGCTCAGCCTGGTCCACGAGGCACGGCCCGTCCTGGAAAGCCTGGCGGAGGAATTCAAGGAAACGGTCAACCTTGCCGTCCTGCGCTCCAACTACGCGGTGAACGTGGACCAGGCCATGGGCCCCTCCACGCTGGCCACCTACGACTGGGTGGGAAGCCTGACACCGCTGCATGCCACGTCCAGCGGCAAGGTGCTCCTGGCCGCGCTCAGCGCCGATGAGCGCGACCGCATCCTGAGGGAGACGGGCCTGGCTGCCCGCACAGCGCGCACCATCACCAGCCGCAAAGAACTCGACGCGCAGCTGCTCGAGGTAGCCGCCAAGGGGTACGCAGTGGTGCGTGAGGAGTTCGAGATCGGACTGAATGCCGTGGCCGTGCCCGTCTACAACCACCAAGGCACGGTAATTGGTGCCCTCAGCATCTCAGGGCCGGCCTTCCGCTTCGAGCCGGAGCAGATTCCAGGCCTGCTGGAATCACTCAAGGAAGCCGGGCTCAAAGTCAGCGCAAACATGGGCTACACCCACCGCTGA
- a CDS encoding LysR family transcriptional regulator: MIDPRLTTLRVFARCGTIGATAELTGYSPSAVSAQLRELQRVLGMQLLTKDGRGVRLTATGRFLVAGSDPLIAQWESLRAAAMEAGDQVQSHFGLGGFSSAAAHLLAPLAATLRSTRPLLEVQVLEADPARCFDLLVAERIDLAVIVAMQSGSYGEDDPRFEQRVLLDDPLDVIIPGDHPLASRETATLEELASEPWITEAAGSTYHSLFTAAFTAVGVTPRIAHEAVEWETHIAFVGAGLGVGLLPRLAPLHGAENVVRLRITGKAKPTRRIVAAVRRGSIASPLIQESLGILQVNANRILTGRLDEDL, from the coding sequence ATGATTGATCCGCGACTCACCACTCTCCGAGTGTTCGCCCGCTGTGGCACCATCGGCGCTACTGCGGAGCTCACGGGGTATTCTCCATCTGCCGTCTCCGCGCAACTGCGGGAGCTCCAGCGCGTGCTTGGAATGCAGCTGCTGACGAAAGACGGCCGGGGCGTGCGGCTTACCGCCACGGGACGCTTTCTCGTGGCGGGCTCGGATCCCCTTATTGCCCAGTGGGAGAGCCTGCGCGCCGCAGCCATGGAGGCCGGCGACCAGGTGCAATCCCACTTTGGCCTCGGCGGGTTCTCCTCTGCAGCCGCCCACTTGCTCGCGCCGCTGGCCGCCACCCTGCGCTCAACACGCCCCCTGCTGGAGGTACAGGTTCTGGAGGCTGATCCGGCCCGCTGCTTCGACTTGTTGGTTGCGGAACGAATCGACCTTGCAGTCATTGTCGCCATGCAGTCCGGAAGTTATGGCGAGGACGACCCGCGTTTCGAGCAGAGGGTTCTGCTCGACGATCCACTGGACGTGATCATTCCCGGTGACCATCCCCTGGCGTCACGCGAAACAGCGACGCTTGAAGAGCTGGCGTCCGAACCCTGGATCACGGAGGCCGCCGGTTCCACTTACCATTCCCTCTTCACGGCGGCGTTCACGGCAGTCGGGGTGACACCGCGGATTGCCCATGAGGCCGTCGAATGGGAAACCCACATCGCATTCGTGGGTGCGGGGCTGGGCGTCGGGCTGCTGCCCCGGTTGGCGCCTTTGCATGGCGCCGAAAACGTGGTTCGGCTACGCATCACCGGTAAGGCAAAGCCCACGCGCCGCATTGTCGCTGCGGTGCGCAGGGGCAGCATCGCCTCACCCCTGATCCAGGAGTCGCTCGGCATCCTGCAGGTCAACGCCAACCGGATCCTCACCGGCCGGCTCGACGAGGACCTCTGA
- a CDS encoding aromatic ring-hydroxylating oxygenase subunit alpha — protein MTASVNTPLNSRGKLAASLPAEQLAEITALFEFRRTGYSLDAPFYTDRSIFNIDMEAIFGRHWIFAASTAELPEPGDYVTVDYGPYSLIVLRNDDGAVNVLHNVCRHRGARVLTEAAGSTGNLVCGYHSWTYSPEGNLIHASAPGETKFDKSCFGLKRAHGREVAGLIFVCIADEPPADFDETAKIFEPYLAPHDLSKTKIAYQQNIIEEGNWKLVMENNRECYHCDGHPELACSLFPTWGLTEGLIPAHLEEVWDRNKEAEASLEERCRRYGLPYEVVEQLDTRIAGIRISREPLDGEGESFSADGRRLSKKLLGDLPDFRLGRCSMHLQPNSWFHFQSDHVITFGVFPINEHQSLVRTTWLVADDAVEGVDYDLEKLTYTWKQTNLQDKAFVELCQQGAGSPAYEPGPYMKSEYQVEAFINWYVQRVQEHLA, from the coding sequence ATGACTGCTTCTGTGAACACGCCCCTTAATTCACGCGGAAAACTCGCTGCATCTTTGCCTGCCGAGCAGCTGGCAGAGATCACCGCGTTGTTTGAGTTCCGGCGCACCGGCTACTCCCTCGATGCCCCCTTCTACACCGATCGCTCGATCTTCAACATCGACATGGAGGCCATTTTCGGCCGGCACTGGATCTTTGCCGCCAGCACCGCCGAACTGCCGGAGCCGGGCGACTACGTCACCGTCGATTACGGGCCCTACTCCCTGATTGTGCTGCGCAACGACGACGGCGCCGTGAACGTCCTGCACAATGTATGCCGCCACCGCGGTGCGCGCGTTCTCACCGAAGCTGCAGGGTCAACCGGAAACCTGGTTTGCGGGTACCACTCCTGGACCTACTCCCCGGAGGGCAATTTGATCCATGCCTCCGCGCCCGGGGAAACGAAGTTCGACAAGAGCTGCTTCGGCCTCAAGCGCGCCCACGGCCGCGAGGTCGCCGGACTTATCTTCGTCTGCATTGCGGATGAACCGCCCGCGGACTTCGACGAAACCGCAAAGATCTTCGAGCCCTACCTCGCGCCCCACGATCTCTCGAAGACAAAGATCGCCTACCAGCAGAACATCATCGAAGAGGGCAACTGGAAGCTCGTCATGGAGAACAACCGTGAGTGCTACCACTGTGACGGCCACCCCGAGCTCGCCTGCTCCCTCTTCCCCACCTGGGGCCTGACGGAAGGGCTGATCCCGGCGCACCTTGAGGAGGTATGGGACCGTAACAAGGAGGCTGAGGCCTCGCTCGAGGAGCGTTGCCGCCGCTACGGCCTTCCCTACGAGGTGGTGGAGCAGCTGGACACACGCATCGCGGGAATCCGCATTTCACGGGAACCACTCGACGGAGAGGGTGAATCGTTCTCCGCGGACGGGCGCAGGCTCTCCAAGAAGCTGCTGGGCGACTTGCCGGACTTCCGCCTTGGCCGCTGCTCGATGCACCTGCAGCCCAACAGCTGGTTCCACTTCCAGAGCGACCACGTCATCACGTTCGGTGTCTTCCCCATCAACGAACACCAGAGCCTGGTACGCACGACGTGGCTGGTGGCTGACGACGCCGTGGAAGGCGTGGACTACGACCTGGAGAAGCTCACCTACACTTGGAAGCAGACGAACCTGCAGGACAAGGCGTTCGTGGAGCTGTGCCAGCAGGGTGCCGGCAGTCCCGCCTACGAGCCCGGTCCCTACATGAAGAGCGAATACCAGGTCGAGGCATTCATCAACTGGTACGTGCAGCGCGTGCAGGAGCACTTGGCATGA
- a CDS encoding ferredoxin reductase has translation MIELLTETAIQEPQRIRGLEMPWNRVMGSPETPARAARALGPWHPQEFMAECVETVPEAGAMMTFVFRRCDGAPLAFRAGQYVNVAFPVNGEDQEPVDRSYSLSSSPTEPWTFSITVKCDPTGLVSPWVHENVRPGTILEMLGPVGAFHLPDADRRARYLLLAAGAGITPVMSMVRTIHSLPGHADVVVLYHGSDAGGFAFHRELAYIASVDSRFKVHYSLGDRSVPERWEGLRGRLTAAMLEEVAPDANGRQVYACGPEGYLNTATELLQKVGVDDTSIYMEFFSGDRQTLLEYQAEVALATDIAEEIAEEIADSAEDYFEGQPAAFGLYEPGYDADGTLEASGLPLEISDPKAPGSDPAVDSPGMEPEAGSPDASSFDTVGTGSLTMSFMRTGINVRIDPTEHILEVAQRAGVRIGANCKEGMCGSCKVVKLSGDIEMNHQGGIRAREISAGKFLPCCSTAQTDLVIDA, from the coding sequence ATGATTGAACTCCTCACCGAAACGGCAATCCAGGAACCACAGCGTATTCGCGGTCTTGAGATGCCGTGGAACAGGGTGATGGGAAGCCCGGAGACACCTGCCCGGGCAGCCCGTGCGCTGGGGCCATGGCACCCCCAGGAGTTCATGGCCGAATGTGTCGAGACCGTTCCCGAGGCCGGCGCCATGATGACCTTCGTCTTCCGGCGCTGCGACGGTGCGCCCCTGGCGTTCCGCGCCGGCCAGTACGTGAACGTCGCATTTCCCGTGAATGGCGAGGACCAGGAACCGGTGGATCGCAGCTACTCGCTGTCCAGTTCGCCCACGGAGCCGTGGACCTTCAGCATTACCGTCAAGTGCGACCCCACGGGATTGGTCTCGCCCTGGGTGCACGAGAACGTCAGACCCGGGACCATTCTTGAGATGCTGGGACCCGTGGGAGCCTTCCACCTGCCCGACGCCGACCGGCGGGCACGGTATCTCCTGCTTGCTGCCGGCGCAGGCATCACTCCAGTCATGTCCATGGTCCGGACCATCCACTCCCTGCCCGGGCACGCCGATGTTGTGGTGCTCTACCACGGCTCGGATGCTGGAGGCTTTGCCTTCCACCGGGAACTGGCCTATATCGCCTCCGTGGACTCTCGCTTCAAGGTCCACTACTCCCTGGGCGACCGTAGCGTACCGGAGCGGTGGGAAGGGCTTAGAGGAAGGCTGACGGCGGCCATGCTCGAGGAGGTGGCCCCCGATGCCAACGGCCGCCAGGTATACGCATGTGGTCCCGAGGGCTACTTGAACACCGCCACCGAGCTCCTCCAAAAGGTCGGCGTCGATGACACTTCCATCTACATGGAGTTCTTCTCGGGAGACCGCCAGACGCTCCTTGAATACCAGGCGGAGGTGGCGCTGGCAACGGACATTGCAGAGGAAATCGCCGAGGAAATCGCTGATTCCGCCGAGGACTACTTTGAAGGCCAGCCCGCAGCGTTCGGGCTCTACGAGCCCGGCTACGACGCCGACGGGACCCTGGAGGCCTCAGGGCTGCCGCTGGAAATCAGTGACCCGAAAGCACCCGGCTCCGACCCCGCCGTCGACAGCCCGGGCATGGAGCCGGAAGCCGGTTCCCCGGATGCCTCAAGCTTCGACACCGTGGGAACAGGCAGCCTCACCATGTCCTTCATGCGTACCGGCATCAATGTCCGGATCGACCCCACCGAGCACATCCTCGAGGTGGCCCAGCGTGCGGGTGTCAGGATCGGCGCGAACTGCAAGGAAGGCATGTGCGGCTCTTGCAAGGTCGTCAAGCTTTCAGGGGATATCGAGATGAACCACCAAGGCGGGATCCGGGCACGGGAAATCTCTGCAGGCAAGTTCCTGCCCTGCTGCTCCACGGCGCAGACGGACCTGGTGATCGATGCCTAG
- a CDS encoding BCCT family transporter has translation MALNSDIRPDAQPHLELEEPNLVSAPENLPSSHEPHDVEDTQQIMQELRQTKAEQAVAQRRNRKLTLDKATFGITGVLALAFVAWGFLGRESLAATSTAALGWVMEYTGWLFMVLASLFVVFVLWLALGKWGNIPLGKDGEKPEFRTVSWIAMMFAAGMGIGLMFYGVAEPLYHYISPPPGTVDGRTPAAIQTAMATSIFHWTLHPWAMYAVVGIAMAYGTYRLGRRQLISAAFTSLFGLRAVEGPAGKFINILAIFATLFGTAASLGLGALQIGSGLTSNGWVGEIGTPVLVAIVAILTACFVASAVSGISRGIQWLSNINMVLAVVLALIVFIAGPTLFILNLIPAAVGDYARDLAEMSSRTEAVGDEALRKWMSGWTIFYWAWWVSWTPFVGMFIARISRGRTIRQFVTGVLLVPSIVSVIWFGIFGGTAFHIQQEADKAGTPGMVTTTNGVPSIDFDGALFDLVKNMSMPAWLTAAVIVLAMVLVAIFFITGADSASIIMASLSSNGAADPKRGLVIFWGLLTGAVAAVMLLAGGDEPSEALSGLQRITIVAALPFVLVMLLLCFALVKDLRRDPLSLRRRLADSVVERAIRSGVDQHGGAQFDLVTKHQCDQRCQDDNRCAASSADTQAPAKNQE, from the coding sequence ATGGCTTTGAACAGCGACATCCGCCCGGATGCCCAACCCCACCTTGAGCTGGAGGAACCCAACCTCGTTTCCGCACCGGAGAACCTTCCTTCCTCCCACGAACCACATGACGTGGAGGACACCCAGCAGATCATGCAGGAACTCCGCCAGACCAAGGCCGAACAGGCTGTGGCACAACGCCGGAACCGTAAGCTCACCCTCGACAAGGCCACCTTTGGCATCACAGGCGTCCTGGCACTGGCCTTCGTGGCCTGGGGTTTCCTCGGCCGGGAGAGCCTGGCCGCCACGTCAACAGCCGCCCTCGGGTGGGTGATGGAGTACACGGGCTGGCTCTTTATGGTCCTGGCCTCGCTGTTCGTTGTTTTCGTCCTCTGGCTGGCCCTGGGCAAGTGGGGCAACATCCCCCTCGGCAAGGACGGGGAGAAGCCCGAGTTCCGGACCGTGTCATGGATTGCCATGATGTTTGCGGCCGGCATGGGCATTGGCCTCATGTTCTACGGTGTGGCCGAGCCGCTCTACCACTACATCTCCCCGCCGCCGGGAACGGTGGACGGCCGGACGCCGGCAGCCATCCAGACGGCCATGGCAACCTCCATTTTCCACTGGACCCTGCACCCCTGGGCGATGTACGCCGTCGTGGGCATTGCCATGGCCTACGGCACCTACCGCCTGGGCCGCAGGCAGCTGATCTCCGCTGCCTTTACCTCACTCTTCGGGCTCCGGGCAGTGGAAGGCCCCGCCGGAAAGTTCATCAACATCCTTGCCATCTTCGCCACGCTCTTCGGCACCGCCGCATCCCTGGGCCTCGGGGCCCTCCAGATCGGCAGCGGCCTGACCTCGAACGGCTGGGTCGGGGAAATCGGCACGCCGGTCCTGGTGGCCATCGTTGCCATCCTGACGGCGTGCTTCGTGGCTTCGGCCGTTTCCGGCATCAGCAGGGGCATTCAATGGCTGTCCAACATCAACATGGTGCTGGCCGTGGTCCTGGCGCTCATCGTCTTCATTGCCGGGCCTACCCTGTTCATCCTCAACCTCATCCCTGCCGCCGTGGGGGACTACGCGAGGGACCTCGCGGAAATGTCCTCCCGCACCGAGGCGGTAGGTGATGAAGCCCTGCGCAAATGGATGTCCGGCTGGACCATCTTCTACTGGGCCTGGTGGGTCTCCTGGACGCCGTTCGTGGGAATGTTCATCGCCCGCATCAGCCGCGGCCGCACCATCCGCCAGTTCGTGACGGGTGTCCTGCTGGTTCCCAGCATCGTCAGCGTCATCTGGTTCGGCATCTTTGGCGGCACGGCCTTCCACATCCAGCAGGAAGCGGACAAGGCGGGAACGCCGGGAATGGTGACCACAACCAACGGGGTCCCGAGCATCGACTTCGACGGGGCACTGTTCGACCTGGTGAAGAACATGTCCATGCCCGCCTGGCTGACCGCGGCCGTCATCGTCCTGGCCATGGTGCTGGTAGCCATCTTCTTCATCACCGGGGCCGACTCGGCGTCGATCATCATGGCCTCCCTGAGCTCCAACGGCGCCGCCGATCCCAAGCGCGGCCTGGTCATCTTCTGGGGGCTCCTCACCGGCGCCGTGGCCGCGGTCATGCTGCTGGCCGGCGGCGACGAACCGTCCGAGGCGCTCTCCGGCCTGCAGCGGATCACCATCGTGGCGGCCCTGCCGTTCGTGCTGGTCATGCTGTTGCTGTGCTTCGCCCTGGTCAAGGACCTCCGCCGCGATCCGCTCTCCCTCCGGCGCCGGCTGGCGGACTCCGTAGTGGAGCGCGCCATTCGCAGCGGCGTGGACCAGCACGGCGGCGCCCAGTTCGACCTCGTCACCAAGCATCAATGTGATCAGCGCTGTCAGGACGACAACCGCTGCGCGGCTTCCTCCGCTGACACCCAAGCCCCCGCAAAGAACCAGGAGTAG
- the purU gene encoding formyltetrahydrofolate deformylase codes for MTTVLEGRPTGNATVEAGDVAGVRGTDTAQYVLTLACPERPGIVRAITAFLADRGFDIVEHQQFDDHMSGKLYLRTAFTPGDKEVSAEGLSAEFATVADEFGMEFTIHDGRPQRVLVMVSKFGHCLNDLIFRWRAGSLGAEIAVVVSNHEDLRPMAEAAGLPFIHVPVTADTKPEAEARLLELVEEYQADLVVLARYMQVLSDSLSKTLRGRAINIHHSFLPGFKGAKPYHQAYDRGVKLIGATAHYVTADLDEGPIIEQEVFRVDHSLDPNALVTVGRDAESQALSRAVKWHCQHRVLLNNTRTVVFR; via the coding sequence ATGACCACAGTCCTCGAAGGCCGCCCCACCGGTAACGCGACAGTGGAGGCCGGCGACGTTGCCGGCGTCCGCGGTACCGACACCGCACAGTACGTCCTTACCCTTGCCTGCCCGGAGCGCCCCGGAATCGTCCGGGCCATCACCGCCTTCCTTGCTGACCGCGGCTTCGACATCGTTGAACACCAGCAGTTCGATGACCACATGAGCGGCAAGCTCTACCTGCGCACGGCCTTCACCCCGGGAGACAAGGAAGTTTCCGCAGAAGGCCTGAGCGCTGAGTTCGCCACCGTTGCAGATGAATTCGGCATGGAGTTCACCATCCACGACGGCCGCCCTCAGCGCGTTCTGGTGATGGTCTCAAAGTTCGGCCACTGCCTCAACGACCTGATCTTCCGCTGGCGCGCCGGCAGCCTGGGTGCGGAGATCGCCGTCGTGGTGTCCAACCACGAGGACCTCCGCCCCATGGCGGAAGCTGCCGGCCTGCCGTTCATCCACGTCCCGGTGACTGCTGATACCAAGCCCGAAGCTGAAGCGCGCCTGCTGGAACTGGTGGAGGAGTACCAGGCAGACCTGGTGGTCCTGGCCCGCTACATGCAGGTACTCTCGGACAGCCTCAGCAAGACCCTCCGCGGCCGCGCCATCAACATCCACCATTCCTTCCTGCCCGGGTTCAAGGGTGCCAAGCCTTACCACCAGGCCTATGACCGCGGCGTGAAGCTCATCGGAGCCACCGCGCACTACGTGACCGCAGACCTGGACGAAGGCCCGATCATCGAGCAGGAAGTGTTCCGGGTGGACCACAGCCTGGACCCTAACGCACTGGTCACGGTCGGCAGGGACGCCGAATCCCAGGCTCTGTCCCGCGCAGTTAAGTGGCACTGCCAGCACCGGGTCCTGCTCAACAACACCCGCACCGTCGTCTTCCGCTAA
- a CDS encoding GcvT family protein, giving the protein MSASPRVVIIGAGIVGTNLADELAARGWTNITVVEQGPLELAGGSTSHAPGLVFQNNQSRTMTEFATYTVNKFLSLSKDGESCFNQVGGLELATTPERLADLHRKMGVMTSWGVESRIVDADECEKIYPLLNTGKLTGGREVLGGLLIPTDGLALAARAVQLLIERSSEAGVTYQGNTTVTGIAQEGGKVTGVETSEGLIPADIVVSCAGFWGRELGKMVGLEVPLLPLGHQYAVTTPLPELEGVNELPKGASKPILRYQDKDLYYREWGDRIGIGSYAHRPMPVDMSALPKVSAEEMSDHRMPSRLDFTLEDFLPAWEDSQDLLPALRSSAIEDGFNGIFSFTPDGGPLMGEAPDLEGLFVAEAVWVTHSAGVAKAMAELLVEGRSRTDLHGCELTRFEKVQTSDAYVSETSQQNFVEIYDVMHPLQPRESPRDLRVSPFNVRQKELGAFFLESAGWERPHWFEANRGLLEELPAEWQTPERDSWSAMFSSPISAAEAWKTRTAVGLYDMTPLKRLSVVGPGAQALLHRLSTGNIAKKPGAVTYCLLLEHDGGIRSDVTVARLAEEDFQLGVNSNVDFDYLRVEARKQSAADPSQWVHVSDITGSTCCIGLWGPLAREVIGKVSADDLTNDGLKYFRTKEISVGGIPVTAMRLSYVGELGWELYTTAEYGLRLWDLLFEAGQEHGIIAAGRGAFNSMRLEKGYRLWGTDMTSEHHPYQAGLGFSVAKDKTGFVGAEALAALREQPAAKTLRCLTVDDGTSIVLGKEPVYVAGEAVGYVTSAAYGYTVRKPIAYAWLPSSVSEGDSVEIEYFGKRVAATVTAEPLFDPGMERLRG; this is encoded by the coding sequence ATGAGCGCATCACCACGCGTTGTCATTATCGGCGCCGGCATTGTCGGAACCAACCTTGCCGACGAACTCGCTGCCCGCGGTTGGACCAACATCACTGTGGTGGAACAGGGCCCGCTGGAACTTGCCGGCGGCTCCACGTCGCACGCGCCGGGCCTGGTGTTCCAGAACAACCAGTCACGGACCATGACCGAATTCGCCACCTACACGGTCAACAAGTTCCTCTCCCTGAGCAAGGACGGGGAGTCCTGCTTCAACCAGGTGGGCGGCCTGGAACTGGCCACCACCCCCGAACGACTGGCCGATCTCCACCGCAAGATGGGCGTGATGACCTCCTGGGGAGTCGAAAGCCGGATCGTCGATGCCGACGAATGCGAAAAGATCTACCCCCTCCTGAACACCGGCAAGCTCACCGGCGGCCGCGAGGTCCTGGGCGGCCTGCTCATCCCCACCGACGGCCTGGCCCTGGCCGCCCGTGCGGTGCAGCTGCTGATCGAGCGCTCCAGCGAGGCCGGCGTGACGTACCAGGGCAACACCACCGTCACCGGCATCGCCCAGGAGGGCGGCAAGGTCACGGGTGTGGAAACGTCTGAGGGTTTGATCCCGGCGGACATCGTGGTGTCATGCGCAGGTTTCTGGGGCCGTGAACTCGGCAAGATGGTGGGCCTCGAAGTCCCGCTGCTGCCCCTGGGCCACCAGTACGCCGTTACCACCCCGCTGCCCGAACTTGAGGGCGTCAACGAGCTTCCCAAGGGTGCGAGCAAGCCCATCCTGCGCTACCAGGACAAGGACCTGTACTACCGCGAATGGGGCGACCGCATCGGTATCGGAAGCTACGCCCACCGTCCCATGCCGGTGGATATGTCCGCCCTGCCAAAGGTTTCCGCAGAGGAAATGTCGGACCACCGCATGCCCTCCCGCCTGGATTTCACCCTGGAAGACTTCCTGCCCGCTTGGGAGGACAGCCAGGACCTGCTGCCGGCGCTGCGCAGCTCCGCGATCGAGGACGGCTTCAACGGCATTTTCTCCTTCACCCCCGACGGCGGCCCGCTCATGGGCGAGGCGCCCGACCTCGAAGGCCTGTTCGTGGCCGAAGCCGTCTGGGTCACGCACTCAGCCGGCGTGGCCAAGGCAATGGCGGAGCTGCTGGTGGAAGGCCGGTCCCGCACGGACCTGCACGGCTGCGAGCTGACCCGTTTCGAGAAGGTACAGACCTCCGACGCCTATGTCAGCGAAACCTCCCAGCAGAACTTCGTGGAGATCTACGACGTGATGCACCCGCTGCAGCCCAGGGAATCCCCGCGGGACCTGCGCGTCAGCCCGTTCAACGTGCGGCAGAAGGAGCTGGGGGCGTTCTTCCTGGAGTCCGCAGGCTGGGAGCGGCCGCACTGGTTCGAGGCCAATCGCGGGCTGCTCGAGGAACTGCCGGCAGAGTGGCAGACGCCTGAGCGCGACTCCTGGTCCGCCATGTTCTCCTCCCCCATTTCCGCAGCCGAAGCGTGGAAGACGCGTACCGCCGTCGGACTATACGACATGACGCCCCTGAAGCGGCTCTCCGTGGTGGGCCCGGGCGCGCAGGCGCTGCTGCACCGGCTCAGCACGGGCAACATTGCCAAGAAGCCCGGTGCCGTGACGTACTGCCTGCTGCTGGAGCACGACGGCGGCATCCGCAGCGACGTGACTGTCGCACGGCTGGCGGAGGAGGACTTCCAGCTGGGCGTCAACAGCAACGTCGACTTCGATTACCTGCGGGTGGAGGCGCGGAAGCAGTCCGCCGCCGATCCCTCCCAGTGGGTGCATGTTTCGGACATCACCGGCAGCACCTGCTGCATCGGACTGTGGGGCCCGCTGGCCCGCGAGGTCATCGGCAAGGTCAGCGCCGACGACCTCACCAATGACGGCTTGAAGTACTTCCGCACCAAAGAAATCTCGGTTGGTGGCATCCCCGTCACGGCCATGCGCCTCTCCTACGTGGGCGAACTCGGCTGGGAGCTCTACACCACCGCCGAGTACGGGCTCAGGCTCTGGGATCTGCTGTTCGAGGCAGGCCAGGAGCACGGCATTATCGCCGCCGGCCGCGGGGCGTTCAACAGCATGCGCCTTGAGAAGGGCTACCGGCTGTGGGGCACGGACATGACGTCCGAGCACCACCCGTACCAGGCCGGCCTGGGCTTCTCGGTGGCCAAGGACAAGACCGGGTTCGTGGGGGCGGAAGCCCTGGCGGCCCTGCGGGAACAGCCCGCCGCCAAGACGCTGCGCTGCCTGACGGTCGACGACGGCACGTCCATCGTGCTGGGCAAGGAACCGGTGTACGTGGCCGGGGAAGCCGTGGGCTACGTGACCAGCGCGGCGTACGGCTACACCGTGCGCAAGCCGATCGCCTACGCCTGGCTGCCCTCCTCCGTGTCCGAAGGCGACAGCGTGGAGATCGAGTACTTCGGCAAGCGGGTGGCCGCCACCGTCACGGCCGAACCGCTGTTCGACCCGGGCATGGAGCGCCTCCGCGGCTGA